DNA sequence from the Eisenibacter elegans DSM 3317 genome:
TGCTTACATCCTTGATTTGTAGGGCGCGTTTGTACATAGACATGACCAAGTCGCCATAAGTACCCAACACAATCACTATCAGCGCCACACTCATCCAAACCCAAGGAGTAAGCGCAGGGAAGATATACCTAAATGCTAGTGCCATCAACAAGCAAGCCACGCTGCCAGTGATAGAGCCTTCCCAGGTTTTTTTGGGTGAAATACGCAAGAATAGTGGGTGTTTGCCCCATTGTCGGCCTCCAAAATAGGCCGCAATATCGTGTGTCCAAATCAGAAACAAAATCGCCAAAACCACATCGGGACGGTAAGTACTGTCTGTTTCAAAAGCAATCAACTGTATCAGAGAGAGCGGCAACGCTACTTGGGCAATGCCCAACAGTGTGAACCCTATGTCGCCAAAAGGATTACTAGTGCTTTTCTGATAGAGCCTGAAAATCATAACCAAGCCAAACAAAGGGTACAGCGCTAGGTATGCTTGTGTGGGGAGGTAAGCATTCTCGACCAAGTACATCATCCCATAAAGCGCAATGCCTAGTGCGGTTCCATAATGGCGCAAAGGGGTATATCCGGCCAGACGCACTAGTTTGTAAAACTCTAGCTGGGTCAGGATGAGTATTCCCAAAAAAATAAGCGAAAATGACCATCCATCCCACAGAATAGCCATCAACATCAGCAAAAAACCCAACACACCACTCACAACTCGTGCTTTGAGGTCTTGGTAAGTGGCTGCTTTGTTTGAATCTTGCGAAATAATCATAAGAGGGGGATCTTCTTGCTTCAACACGGCTCAGGAATGGGGGCTAAGGTGATTGCGGATGTGGATACGGTGAAAGATAAACAGCAGCCCTGCCGTGATTGCTAGCGAAGTCAGTGCTGTAGATAAGGGAACGGCCTGTGTGTCTTCTATATCGAACCCAAGGCTGCCTTGTTGGTGTAGGTAAATCATCGTTACTGTAAAGGCATTGTTGACAAAGTGTGCCAAAATCGGCAACCATAAATTCCCTGACCAATAAAACAAATAGCCAAACAAAATCCCCAAAGCCATACGAGGGAAGAATCCGTAAAACTGTAAGTGTATGGCGCTGAAAATCATCCCGCTTAGCCAAATAGCAATGTGGATGTTGCATACCTCTGATAGGCGGCGCTGCAATACTCCTCTAAAAACTAGTTCTTCGCCAATGGCAGGTACGACCCCAATCACCAATAAACCCAAGGCAAATTCCCAAGGGCTGGCAAAAGAAGTCATAAATTCGGTCAGGGTTCGGAGTTGGTCTTCTTTGCTTTTGGCCCATTGTTCCCAGCCCGAAAAAACCGA
Encoded proteins:
- a CDS encoding phosphatidate cytidylyltransferase, producing the protein MIISQDSNKAATYQDLKARVVSGVLGFLLMLMAILWDGWSFSLIFLGILILTQLEFYKLVRLAGYTPLRHYGTALGIALYGMMYLVENAYLPTQAYLALYPLFGLVMIFRLYQKSTSNPFGDIGFTLLGIAQVALPLSLIQLIAFETDSTYRPDVVLAILFLIWTHDIAAYFGGRQWGKHPLFLRISPKKTWEGSITGSVACLLMALAFRYIFPALTPWVWMSVALIVIVLGTYGDLVMSMYKRALQIKDVSNAIPGHGGFLDRFDGLLLATPFIVLLLKLLGKV
- a CDS encoding CPBP family intramembrane glutamic endopeptidase — translated: MSENTPQETLYSNSPEPKLHTPENNPVARWIQLVSHLLLLLGFVLVGLFVFQLVGLAALMPFFSLDFQGLADVMRDPMSVQPPSKGRVVLLVLQGMMASGGFIISTYAYLRWVEGNSLRVLSPRPSILAQALVLTVLVTLLVMPFNALLIEWNTHIQLPSVFSGWEQWAKSKEDQLRTLTEFMTSFASPWEFALGLLVIGVVPAIGEELVFRGVLQRRLSEVCNIHIAIWLSGMIFSAIHLQFYGFFPRMALGILFGYLFYWSGNLWLPILAHFVNNAFTVTMIYLHQQGSLGFDIEDTQAVPLSTALTSLAITAGLLFIFHRIHIRNHLSPHS